From Falco cherrug isolate bFalChe1 chromosome 4, bFalChe1.pri, whole genome shotgun sequence, one genomic window encodes:
- the LOC129736088 gene encoding maestro heat-like repeat-containing protein family member 6, which yields MVDVLVLGPAFQPGQVLKIVHAIYTNLPSIRMLVAVNSLDRALRVLADKHPSEVVAGLLQCSPTCTYVAMTMWTVMLFEPQAAKKVLQELINVMMNQSLHKTSASTKDNPRILSLAAARTISKILLQSSCPRDAEAIFPRLFLALLFQVSFTTELAPKEVQIFWKGHQQGLIAPIRSVVRAMTVLLCRMGLESHMLAIEAQGGWDMLLSAQTHLMGVRIVAREMMKTPRSLRSTIFRHLAELLYVENPSWEMVAMVFFVEMVGCIGLSEELDCALAIFPTYLQSQCLGMPTLVLRAILRLTERPDTVWKTLALLPYVMERLQADDSDGSAVALSVLDNMLQLPAGKLPSLIAPALADKLQPLFDNHLDTVREQSIHLFQSLMWLVVGAEKKKMKKKVWSSLLPLLLHLHDQNRSVAKASQEALRSAGLFLKWRQLVHMAATGQAWRISECLLAKKGSRAMAYLRRSLHYLHSSQEPLRWEAVRFIGEP from the exons ATGGTGGATGTCCTTGTGCTGGGCCCTGCCTTCCAGCCGGGGCAG GTCTTGAAGATCGTGCACGCCATCTACACAAACCTGCCCTCCATCAGGATGCTGGTAGCCGTCAACAGCCTGGACAGGGCCCTGCGCGTGCTGGCAGACAAACACCCCAGCGAGGTGGTGGCCGgcctgctgcagtgctcccCAACATGCACCTA TGTCGCCATGACCATGTGGACGGTGATGCTCTTTGAGCCCCAGGCTGCGAagaaggtgctgcaggagctcaTCAACGTGATGATGAACCAGTCGCTGCACAAGACCTCCGCCTCTACCAAGGACAACCCGCGCATCCTCTCCCTGGCT gcagccaggaccATAAGCAAGATCCTCCTGCAGTCCAGCTGCCCACGGGACGCGGAAGCCATTTTCCCCCGGCTTTTCCTGGCACTGCTTTTCCAAGTGTCATTCACCACAGAGCTGGCGCCAAAGGAGGTGCAAATCTTCTGGAAGGGCCACCAACAGGGTCTGATTGCTCCTATCAG GTCTGTGGTGCGGGCCATGAcggtgctgctctgcaggatggGCCTTGAGAGCCACATGCTGGCCATCGAGGCGCAGGGTGGCTGGGACATGCTGCTCAGTGCCCAGACCCACCTCATGGGAGTGCGCATCGTGGCCAG GGAGATGATGAAGACCCCAAGATCCCTGCGCTCCACCATCTTCCGCCATCTGGCAGAGCTCCTCTATGTGGAGAACCCCTCCTGGGAGATGGTCGCCATGGTCTTCTTTGTTGAG ATGGTGGGCTGCATTGGCCTCAGTGAAGAGCTGGACTGTGCCCTGGCAATCTTCCCCACGTATCTGCAGAGCCAGTGCCTGGGGATGCCCACCCTGGTGCTCAGGGCCATCCTCAGGCTCACCGAGAGGCCTGACACA GTATGGAAAACCCTTGCCCTGCTGCCGTACGTCATGGAGCGGCTGCAGGCTGATGACAGCGACGGCAGCGCCGTGGCCCTCTCCGTGCTTGACAACATGCTCCAGCTTCCGGCGGGGAAGTTGCCCAGCCTCATTGCCCCGGCGCTGGCTGACAAGCTCCAGCCACTCTTTGACAAT catttGGACACTGTGCGGGAGCAATCCATCCACCTCTTCCAAAGCTTGATGTGGCTCGTGGTGGGCGCTGAaaagaagaagatgaagaagaaggtgtggagcagcctgctgccactgctcttgCACCTGCACGATCAGAACAGAAGTGTGGCCAAG GCCTCCCAGGAAGCCCTCCGCAGTGCTGGCCTGTTCCTGAAGTGGAGGCAGCTGGTGCACATGGCTGCGACCGGGCAGGCATGGAGGATCAGCGAGTGCCTG ctggccAAGAAGGGGAGCAGGGCCATGGCCTACCTGCGCCGGAGCCTGCATTACCTGCACAGCTCGCAGGAGCCCCTGCGATGGGAGGCTGTCAGGTTCATCGGTGAGCCATGA
- the LOC129736089 gene encoding maestro heat-like repeat-containing protein family member 7: MGIECIARHQRCLSLCPLLGWQQADQKLKFLASICTVCDTASMDSSVWDELHDFQCEVVDTIQVLLQQEPTDDLGTTVRQQAMLAITSMSRVGLLLEEKTSSLLQACFCSIFYQHPQEDTQDPEASLYSKTMAVMDSMLQVLVCSAGTLGILELQNILQVLLPFTKSQREAVQERAVARIATLIHFTTTCSMPQVCSCFAQTIVLRHQCSKSHQFAILGLLVGHLILCCTCKHERTRHEAAVALHHLHTFILQQRSRQRWPHDRGQLEHQEVWQARQPQQLLQTSSAREIFSKFTKYLRPSDRADIILLAIKNMRDPSTYSIRVAAHMVDVLVLGPAFQPGQVLKIVRAIYTNLPSIRTLVAVNSLDRALRVLADKHPSEVVAGLLQCSPTCTYVAVTMWTVMLFEPQAAKKVLQELINVMMNQSLHKTSASTKDNPRILSLAAARTISKILLQSSCPRDAEAIFPRLFLALLFQVSFTTELAPKEVQIFWKGHQQGLIAPIRSVVRAMTVLLCRMGLESHMLAIEAQGGWDMLLSAQTHLMGVRIVAREMMKTPRSLRSTIFRHLAELLYVENPSWEMVAMVFFVEMVGCIGLSEELDCALAIFPTYLQSQCLGMPTLVLRAILRLTERPDTVWKTLALLPYVMERLQADDSDGSAVALSVLDNMLQLPAGKLPSLIAPALADKLQPLFDNHLDTVREQSIHLFQSVMRLVVGAEKKKMKKKVWSSLLPLLLHLHDQNKSVAKASQEALRSAGLFLKWRQLVHMAATGQAWRISECLLAKKRSRAMAYLRRSLHYLHSSQEPLRWEAVRFIGLVGRCVREQWYLEYIRHVLKGAMKDTSPLVSSLATQTFLILGRRRL, encoded by the exons ATGGGGATCGAATGCATAGCTAGACATCAGCGTtgtctgtccctctgtcccctcctcGGCTGGCAGCAAGCAGACCAGAAGCTGAAGTTTCTGGCCTCCATCTGCACCGTCTGCGACACCGCCAGCATGGACTCCAGCGTGTGGGACGAGCTTCACGACTTTCAGTGCGAGGTGGTGGACACCATCCAG gtgctgctgcaacAGGAGCCCACTGACGACCTGGGCACCACGGTGCGGCAGCAAGCCATGTTGGCCATCACCTCCATGAG CAGAGTGGGACTGCTTCTGGAGGAGAAGACAAGCAGCCTCCTCCAagcctgcttctgcagcatcttctACCAGCACCCACAGGAGGACACCCAGGACCCCGAGGCTTCCCTCTACTCCAAG ACCATGGCCGTGATGGACAgcatgctgcaggtgctggtATGCAGTGCTGGCACGCTTGGCATCCTGGAGCTGCAGAACATCTTGCAG GTCCTGCTGCCCTTCACCAAGTCCCAGAGGGAAGCAGTGCAGGAGAGGGCCGTGGCGCGGATTGCCACGCTGATCCACTTCACCACCACCTGCTCCATGCCACAG GTCTGCTCCTGCTTTGCACAAACTATAGTCCTCAGACACCAGTGCTCCAAGAGTCATCAGTTTGCCAtactggggctgctggtggggcacCTCATTCTCTGCTGCACCTGCAAGCATGAGAGGACCCGCCACGAGGCTGCAGTCGCTCTCCATCACCTGCACACCTTcatcctgcagcagagaa gcaggcagcgctggcCGCATGACAGAGGGCAGCTGGAGCACCAGGAGGTCTGGCAAGcgaggcagccccagcagcttttgcaaaCCAGCAGTGCCAGAGAAATCTTCTCG AAGTTCACGAAATACCTCCGTCCCTCTGACCGGGCAGACATCATCCTCCTAGCCATCAAGAACATGAGAGACCCAAGCACCTACAGCATCCGCGTGGCTGCCCACATGGTGGATGTCCTTGTGCTGGGCCCTGCCTTCCAGCCGGGGCAG GTCTTGAAGATCGTGCGCGCCATCTACACAAACCTGCCCTCCATCAGGACGCTGGTAGCCGTCAACAGCCTGGACAGGGCCCTGCGCGTGCTGGCAGACAAACACCCCAGCGAGGTGGTGGCCGgcctgctgcagtgctcccCAACATGCACCTA TGTCGCCGTGACCATGTGGACGGTGATGCTCTTTGAGCCCCAGGCTGCGAagaaggtgctgcaggagctcaTCAACGTGATGATGAACCAGTCGCTGCACAAGACCTCCGCCTCTACCAAGGACAACCCGCGCATCCTCTCCCTGGCT gcagccaggaccATAAGCAAGATCCTCCTGCAGTCCAGCTGCCCACGGGACGCGGAAGCCATTTTCCCCCGGCTTTTCCTGGCACTGCTTTTCCAAGTGTCATTCACCACAGAGCTGGCGCCAAAGGAGGTGCAAATCTTCTGGAAGGGCCACCAACAGGGTCTGATTGCTCCTATCAG GTCTGTGGTGCGGGCCATGAcggtgctgctctgcaggatggGCCTTGAGAGCCACATGCTGGCCATCGAGGCGCAGGGTGGCTGGGACATGCTGCTCAGTGCCCAGACCCACCTCATGGGAGTGCGCATCGTGGCCAG GGAGATGATGAAGACCCCAAGATCCCTGCGCTCCACCATCTTCCGCCATCTGGCAGAGCTCCTCTATGTGGAGAACCCCTCCTGGGAGATGGTCGCCATGGTCTTCTTTGTTGAG ATGGTGGGCTGCATTGGCCTCAGTGAAGAGCTGGACTGTGCCCTGGCAATCTTCCCCACGTATCTGCAGAGCCAGTGCCTGGGGATGCCCACCCTGGTGCTCAGGGCCATCCTCAGGCTCACCGAGAGGCCTGACACA GTATGGAAAACCCTTGCCCTGCTGCCGTACGTCATGGAGCGGCTGCAGGCTGATGACAGCGACGGCAGCGCCGTGGCCCTCTCCGTGCTTGACAACATGCTCCAGCTTCCGGCGGGGAAGTTGCCCAGCCTCATTGCCCCGGCGCTGGCTGACAAGCTCCAGCCACTCTTTGACAAT catttGGACACTGTGCGGGAGCAATCCATCCACCTCTTCCAAAGCGTGATGAGGCTCGTGGTGGGCGCTGAaaagaagaagatgaagaagaaggtgtggagcagcctgctgccactgctcttgCACCTGCACGATCAGAACAAAAGTGTGGCCAAG GCCTCCCAGGAAGCCCTCCGCAGTGCTGGCCTGTTCCTGAAGTGGAGGCAGCTGGTGCACATGGCTGCGACCGGGCAGGCATGGAGGATCAGCGAGTGCCTG ctggccAAGAAGAGGAGCAGGGCCATGGCCTACCTGCGCCGGAGCCTGCATTACCTGCACAGCTCGCAGGAGCCCCTGCGATGGGAGGCTGTCAGGTTCATCG GGCTCGTTGGGCGGTGCGTGCGTGAGCAGTGGTACCTGGAGTACATCCGACATG TCCTTAAAGGCGCAATGAAAGACACCAGCCCCCTGGTCTCCTCCCTGGCAACTCAGACATTCCTCATCCTTGGACGACGAAGGCTGTAA